One genomic segment of Hordeum vulgare subsp. vulgare chromosome 2H, MorexV3_pseudomolecules_assembly, whole genome shotgun sequence includes these proteins:
- the LOC123424561 gene encoding OVARIAN TUMOR DOMAIN-containing deubiquitinating enzyme 1-like: MKFKIKLKNPLRGASAASSRGGGGGDGDGATPPTSPRLPVAPPPASPSLDAWAPPTSAPPLQTPGPSPRPAGKDTDEGPDDEDWQEVEDDEVELEEGEIEDDADPGEEEEDDQDSQGGSLPELPLGTEDYPQTLSQLLVGETYPDAYLKMEFKPPINDRVVTGGLRCPDAYLGRPLLHGETYLKPPKDQFRCSDALPTVLGHVEQLSELVRESPDNFIIQEKTKILSKHYVRFRRTLQDGSCFYRAFMFSYMEILRHMQDKQDEVTRLIECLDLSKDRFSRLRWHKADFSIDPEKYFSRVVSELEEVLNVIAAGCTSEWLYQRSLQESFSGRVIPLLRLLTETEIRTEKFYRQYIPENLSVREFCRKAVQSLDAEASTIQMRALTFALGIPLRVEVVDNSLSDQGVLVKRLDFFRGTDWDKGPLRLTRGYLSSRTAPIQLKQGSYDADLLSPDGTPMLTLLCRRGHCDILYRK; encoded by the exons ATGAAGTTCAAGATAAAACTCAAGAACCCACTGCGCGGGGCATCTGCCGCGTCttcccgcggcggcggcggcggcgacggcgacggagcTACACCGCCGACGTCGCCACGGCTCCCGGTCGCACCGCCGCCCGCGTCGCCCTCTCTCGACGCTTGGGCGCCTCCCACCTCGGCGCCCCCGCTTCAGACGCCGGGACCCTCGCCGCGTCCCGCCGGCAAGGATACG GATGAAGGACCGGACGATGAGGATTGGCAGgaggtggaagatgatgag GTGGAGCTGGAAGAAGGGGAGATAGAAGATGATGCTGATccaggggaggaagaagaggatgatcaggATTCCCAAGGAGGATCACTTCCTG AACTTCCACTCGGCACAGAAGATTATCCACAAACCTTGAGCCAGTTGCTGGTTGGGGAAACGTACCCCGATGCTTATCTGAAAATGGAATTCAAACCACCAATCAACGATCGTGTCGTCACTGGTGGTTTGCGGTGTCCAGATGCTTATTTAGGACGTCCG TTGCTGCATGGGGAAACGTACCTCAAACCACCAAAGGACCAATTCCGGTGTTCAGATGCTCTTCCGACAGTGTTAGGACATGTG GAACAACTCTCGGAATTGGTTCGTGAATCTCCAGATAACTTCATCATCCAGGAAAAGACGAAG attCTCAGTAAGCATTATGTGCGCTTCAGAAGAACTCTGCAAGATGGCAGCTGTTTTTACAGAGCTTTTATGTTCTCCTACATG GAGATCCTTCGACACATGCAAGATAAACAAGATGAGGTTACTCGTCTTATCGAATGTTTGGATCTCTCTAAAGATAGATTCTCTCGTCTTAGGTGGCACAAAGCAGACTTCTCAATAGATCCTGAAAAATACTTCTCAAGAGTTGTTTCT GAGCTCGAGGAGGTTCTCAACGTCATTGCAGCAGG CTGTACTTCTGAATGGCTGTACCAGAGAAGCCTGCAGGAGTCCTTTTCAGGCAGGG TTATACCTCTCCTCAGGTTGCTTACTGAGACTGAAATCCGTACAGAGAAGTTCTACAGGCAATATATCCCTGAAAATCTGAGTGTCCGCGAG TTCTGTAGGAAAGCGGTGCAATCCCTGGATGCTGAAGCTAGCACTATACAAATGAGGGCTTTAACATTCGCACTTGGCATACCGTTGCGTGTTGAAGTTGTGGACAACAGCTTGTCGGATCAAGGTGTGTTAGTGAAGCGCCTCGATTTCTTCCGTGGGACAGATTGGGACAAGGGCCCTCTCCGTTTGACTCGGGGCTACCTTTCTTCGCGCACAGCTCCTATACAGCTGAAGCAGGGAAGCTACGATGCCGACCTGCTATCTCCTGATGGCACACCCATGCTGACCTTGCTGTGTAGGCGTGGTCACTGTGACATTCTTTACCGCAAGTGA
- the LOC123424559 gene encoding uncharacterized protein LOC123424559, translated as MHPSPPPSSHQPTTTATATETPARPSPSSSGYFSEREEQRREEESPGPAVVAPLQVAAPPSGAPLQDRRVLLLVVDTSAFTAAAGGQRRRPPIPVTNPPEASASACRRREGQFKSRCNAEKKRTYEQSISTVVAMQKVQIKMHQCFTVRRSQQKKG; from the exons ATGCACCCATCCCCTCCTCCCAGCAGCCACCAACCTACGACTACGGCTACGGCTACGGAGACGCCGGCCCGCCCCAGCCCCAGCAGCAGCGGCTACTTCAGCGAGCGGGAGGAGCAGCGCCGGGAAGAAGAAAGTCCTGGTCCTGCTGTTGTTGCTCCTCTTCAAGTTGCCGCTCCTCCGTCCGGAGCTCCTCTGCAGGACCGTCGggtgctgctgctggtggtggacACCTCTGCTTTCACCGCTGCTGCTGGTGGGCAACGCCGACGCCCTCCGATCCCCGTCACCAACCCCCCAGAGGCATCCGCCTCTGCCTGTAGAAGAAG GGAGGGGCAGTTTAAATCAAGATGCAACGCAGAAAAGAAAAGAACATATGAACAAAGTATATCTACTGTTGTAGCAATGCAGAAAGTTCAAATCAAGATGCATCAATGCTTCACTGTAAGAAGAAGCCAGCAAAAAAAAGGATAA